In a single window of the Elaeis guineensis isolate ETL-2024a chromosome 4, EG11, whole genome shotgun sequence genome:
- the LOC140857482 gene encoding receptor like protein 21-like, with amino-acid sequence MKVSGEMNGTILKNYTRYNENMQVTIKGIYIEYAILLPLVIVMDLSNNNLSGMIPEELTSLFGLVSLNLSRNHLTGEITKKIGALQQLESLDLSKNNFFDGIPSSIISLTFLSYLNLSYNNLSGRVPIGNQLQTFIDPSIYIGNPDLCGFPLSQKCKDDKTNQGLNAVGGDEQNDNTMDEEGSEMKWLYMSMGPGFAAGFWIVFGPLLFNREWREAYFQHIDQVFNMVYMVLATISPTLQRNSL; translated from the coding sequence ATGAAAGTGTCGGGAGAGATGAATGGAaccattttaaaaaattatactcGTTACAATGAAAACATGCAAGTGACCATAAAAGGAATATACATTGAGTATGCCATATTGCTTCCACTTGTGATCGTTATGGACCTTTCAAATAATAACTTATCTGGAATGATACCAGAAGAGCTGACCAGCCTTTTTGGACTCGTGAGCTTAAATTTGTCTAGAAATCATTTGACAGGAGAGATCACAAAAAAGATTGGTGCATTGCAACAGTTGGAGTCACTTGACTTGTCAAAAAACAATTTTTTCGATGGAATTCCTTCAAGCATCATTAGTCTAACTTTTTTGAGTTACTTGAACTTGTCATATAACAACTTATCAGGAAGAGTTCCAATTGGTAATCAGCTTCAAACCTTCATTGACCCGTCTATTTATATTGGTAATCCTGATCTTTGTGGGTTCCCATTAAGTCAAAAGTGCAAAGATGACAAGACAAACCAAGGTTTAAATGCAGTTGGAGGGGATGAACAAAATGATAACACCATGGATGAAGAAGGATCTGAAATGAAGTGGTTGTATATGAGCATGGGGCCAGGATTCGCAGCAGGTTTCTGGATTGTCTTTGGCCCACTATTATTCAATAGAGAATGGAGAGAAGCCTATTTTCAACATATAGATCAAGTATTCAATATGGTTTACATGGTCCTAGCAACAATTTCACCAACATTACAACGCAACAGTTTGTGA
- the LOC105037115 gene encoding receptor-like protein EIX2: MDLKRTQLLLLFFAFLCAQVRKLNGDSIPGCIPIERNALLGFKEGLKDPSNRLSSWVGDDCCTWEGVACDNRTRHVIKLDLRNPRPFSDANDLFLYKKWSLGGELRPSLLGLKYLNYLDLSMNNFGGIRIPEFMGSFRQLKYLNLSCASLGGLVPHQLGNLSSLQYLDLSYNYYDDNQPGFLIIDNAIWISRLSSLRYLDMTEVQFREGAHWLQALNMLPSVVEVHLQSCGINTTSLSLSHVNFTSLSVLDLSGNFINSTIPGWLFNISSLEYLDLSYNFFRGIIPPAIKNLASLKALDLSSNQFLEGKIPVELGKLCKLQYLGLSYINISKNLLEFEEVFSGCIKNNLETLYMWNTQLSGYLPDWLGDFRKLKYLDLSGNSIFDPIPESLGRLSALQELYLFDNKLNGTFPKSLGRLAELIELSLGQNFLEGVMSEEQFANFTKLKYLDLSQNQLILNLTSNWIPPFQLQELVIGSCKLGPRFPAWLRMLKNITYLDMSSTEISDAIPNWFWRSFSQIWYLDISCNRITGSVPDLTDFIDLEYFNLSSNHFEGPLPNFNSSRLWLLDLSNNSFSGAVHRDIGKSIPHLEYLSLSTNNLSGEIPLSLCHLRYGSLDLSKNLLFDELPDCWNHSSLIIVIDFSSNNLSGSVLPSICSLRFLESLHLSNNNLSGELPSSLKSCARLNTLDLG; the protein is encoded by the coding sequence ATGGATCTTAAAAGAACCCAACTTCTACTTTTGTTCTTTGCTTTTCTGTGTGCTCAAGTGAGAAAACTCAATGGAGATTCAATCCCGGGCTGCATACCCATCGAAAGGAATGCTCTTCTTGGCTTCAAAGAAGGCCTCAAAGATCCCTCCAACAGGCTATCTTCTTGGGTGGGTGACGACTGCTGCACATGGGAAGGCGTGGCTTGTGATAATCGGACTCGCCATGTCATTAAGCTAGACCTCCGCAACCCACGCCCATTCTCAGACGCCAACGATCTTTTCCTATACAAGAAGTGGTCCTTGGGAGGTGAGTTGAGGCCTTCCTTACTTGGTCTGAAATATCTGAATTACCTTGACTTGAGCATGAACAACTTTGGAGGAATTCGTATCCCAGAATTCATGGGCTCATTCCGTCAGCTCAAATATCTTAACCTCTCCTGTGCTAGTTTGGGCGGACTGGTCCCACACCAGCTTGGGAATCTATCAAGTCTCCAATATCTCGATCTCAGTTATAATTATTATGATGACAATCAACCTGGATTTCTCATCATTGATAATGCCATCTGGATTTCTCGACTTTCTTCTCTGCGATATCTCGATATGACGGAAGTGCAATTCAGAGAAGGTGCTCATTGGCTGCAAGCACTAAACATGCTCCCTTCTGTTGTTGAGGTACACTTACAAAGCTGTGGCATCAACACCACTTCGCTCTCTCTTTCACATGTGAATTTTACTTCACTTTCTGTTCTTGATCTTTCTGGAAATTTCATTAATTCGACGATACCTGGTTGGTTGTTCAACATAAGCAGCCTCGAGTACCTTGATCTTAGCTATAATTTCTTTCGGGGCATCATTCCGCCTGCAATTAAGAATCTAGCTTCGCTCAAGGCCCTTGATCTATCTAGTAATCAGTTTCTTGAAGGCAAAATTCCGGTTGAACTTGGGAAGCTGTGTAAGCTGCAGTATTTGGGATTGTCATACATTAATATCagcaaaaatttgcttgaatTTGAAGAAGTGTTTTCTGGatgcatcaaaaataatttagaaaCTCTGTACATGTGGAACACCCAGCTTAGTGGTTATTTGCCGGACTGGTTGGGAGACTTCAGAAAGCTCAAATATCTCGATTTGAGTGGCAACTCAATTTTTGATCCTATTCCTGAATCACTTGGAAGGTTGTCAGCacttcaagaattatatcttttcgACAATAAGTTGAATGGGACTTTCCCAAAAAGTCTTGGAAGACTTGCGGAGTTAATTGAGTTATCCCTCGGACAGAACTTTTTGGAGGGTGTGATGTCTGAAGAGCAGTTTGCCAATTTCACTAAACTGAAATATCTAGATTTATCACAAAATCAATTAATTCTGAATCTGACGTCTAATTGGATTCCCCCTTTTCAGCTTCAGGAATTAGTTATTGGTTCTTGCAAGCTGGGACCACGATTCCCAGCATGGCTCCGGATGCTAAAAAACATTACCTATTTAGACATGTCTAGCACAGAAATTTCAGACGCTATACCAAATTGGTTTTGGAGGTCATTTTCCCAGATATGGTACTTAGATATCTCCTGTAATAGAATCACTGGCAGTGTACCTGACCTTACAGACTTCATCGACCTTGAGTATTTTAATTTGAGTTCTAACCACTTTGAGGGACCTTTGCCAAATTTTAATTCTTCAAGATTGTGGTTACTAGACCTATCGAACAACTCATTTTCAGGAGCAGTTCATCGTGACATTGGCAAAAGTATACCTCATTTGGAATATCTCTCTCTTTCCACAAATAATTTAAGTGGTGAAATTCCCTTGTCTCTTTGTCACCTTCGATATGGCTCTCTTgatctttcaaaaaatttattgttcGATGAGCTCCCTGATTGCTGGAACCACTCTTCCCTTATCATTGTCATAGATTTTTCAAGCAACAATCTATCTGGAAGTGTTCTTCCATCAATCTGTTCTTTACGTTTTCTCGAATCATTGCATTTGAGTAATAATAATCTTTCAGGAGAACTCCCTTCATCCTTGAAGAGTTGTGCGAGATTAAATACTCTTGATCTTGGATAG